Proteins co-encoded in one Arachis stenosperma cultivar V10309 chromosome 7, arast.V10309.gnm1.PFL2, whole genome shotgun sequence genomic window:
- the LOC130939750 gene encoding uncharacterized protein LOC130939750, translating to MVKVGIICDFDFGLLLLLRDCYFQIGEEVNMNLTITYGFRILVETMIDWIDREVNMNKSYVLFRTYSPVHFRIGSCPPKEERALNTGCYMKYSSHKFYYNSTTIASASGNHGESNLQFGALLDRVNRSKINMAYKILEKATNYFNDVNKLGQGGSGIVYKWGTLIFRASHVFGMMGAALVTSAELTGTFFAAARISGATPPPAHVLSQSIGLQDIGMLLEGIFGATVGTTAPVLLQIWVHDIIIKPKYLVTFTVGYNQRYNINAAMQKASEWDEFEWAKRGIHISAIKQTKRLLGGFPTIDWEVTYKIILGIAKGLAYLHEELHVRIIHRDIKLSNILLDNDFTPKIVDFGLTRLFSEDKSHLSIAITSTL from the exons ATGGTTAAAGTTGGAATTATTTGTGACTTTGATTTTGGACTGCTTTTGTTACTTAGAGATTGTTACTTCCAAataggagaggaagtgaacatGAATTTGACCATAACATATGGGTTCAGAATATTGGTGGAGACGATGATTGATTGGATTGACAGAGAAGTAAACATGAACAAATCTTACGTCCTCTTCCGAACTTATTCTCCCGTGCATTTCAG AATTGGTTCATGTCCTCCCAAAGAAGAGAGGGCACTGAATACTGGTTGTTACATGAAGTATTCCTCACACAAGTTTTATTACAATTCAACCACTATTGCTTCTGCATCTGGGAATCATGGTGAGTCAAA CTTACAGTTTGGTGCACTGTTGGATAGAGTGAACAGGTCCAAGATAAATATGGCATATAAAATCCTTGAAAAAGCTACAAATTACTTCAATGATGTGAATAAGCTAGGACAAGGTGGATCAGGCATAGTTTATAAA TGGGGTACTCTAATATTCAGAGCGAGTCATGTCTTTGGGATGATGGGAGCTGCACTTGTCACATCTGCAGAG TTAACTGGGACTTTCTTTGCAGCAGCCAGAATCTCTGGTGCAACACCACCTCCAGCCCATGTGCTCAGCCAAAGTATTGGGCTTCAG GATATAGGCATGTTGCTTGAAGGCATTTTTGGTGCTACTGTTGGTACTACCGCACCAGT TTTGCTACAAATCTGGGTACATGACATAATTATTAAGCCAAAGTATCTTGTAACCTTTACTGTTGGATATAATCAAAGATACAACATTAATGCTGCAATGCAAAAG GCTAGTGAGTGGGATGAATTTGAATGGGCAAAGAGAGGTATCCATATCTCTGCAATCAAGCAAACTAAAAGATTG CTAGGAGGATTTCCAACCATTGACTGGGAAGTGACGTACAAGATCATACTAGGAATTGCTAAGGGCCTGGCCTATCTTCATGAAGAGTTGCATGTTAGAATCATTCATAGAGACATAAAATTAAGCAACATTCTGCTAGACAATGACTTCACACCAAAGATTGTGGATTTTGGTCTTACTAGATTGTTTTCAGAAGATAAGTCTCACCTTAGCATAGCCATTACTAGCACACTGTAA